Proteins from one Leptonema illini DSM 21528 genomic window:
- a CDS encoding helix-turn-helix domain-containing protein, with protein MSSLRLSHLLQQFYRHAVPCLPVVEAEGDRFLGFILRAEIDRRASDLERLQEEFTRIPSALLHAQIGDEALHALGEKSPVPVLDELGREHTRWPKSELYRRMAALEEEQRDEPFQSDSVRAEVVSAQNEGDWLSRLILASLPHPLLATDLNGQTLFYNETFVSRILERGPFKNTLALAERYFLEVNRNALARTYSMGPHPVDLLFVSLTELHLTVEIATLEHDRVIMGYLYIFHDPEVAGLPHEIMSRLEAGQDLDSIMEDLEAGIIASMLRRTGQNVSHAAKALGVNRSTLQNKIRRLDVNERFHRRVEGPVRRIRKKADETLPVIPDAKAFVFDREEKPLAKKSATGRKERREEERDRPGKQAETPSRQTSGKKDVTKATKKGPPKTVKGVGKKAAKKGAKASD; from the coding sequence GTGTCCTCTCTGCGTCTTTCGCATCTGCTTCAGCAGTTTTACCGGCATGCTGTGCCCTGTTTGCCCGTCGTTGAAGCGGAAGGCGATCGCTTTCTTGGCTTCATTCTGCGCGCAGAGATCGATCGTCGCGCCTCTGACCTCGAACGATTACAGGAAGAGTTCACTCGCATCCCCTCCGCCCTTCTGCATGCGCAAATCGGCGACGAGGCCCTGCATGCGCTTGGCGAGAAAAGCCCCGTACCCGTGCTCGATGAGCTGGGGCGGGAGCATACCCGGTGGCCGAAATCTGAGCTTTATCGACGCATGGCCGCTCTTGAAGAAGAGCAGCGTGACGAACCCTTTCAGAGCGATTCCGTTCGCGCCGAGGTCGTTTCAGCGCAAAACGAAGGGGACTGGCTGAGCCGACTGATCCTTGCCTCGCTTCCACATCCTCTTCTTGCCACGGATCTGAACGGCCAGACGCTTTTTTATAATGAGACCTTTGTTTCGCGTATTCTGGAACGTGGGCCTTTTAAGAATACCCTGGCTCTCGCCGAGCGCTATTTTCTCGAAGTGAATCGCAATGCCCTTGCGCGCACCTACAGCATGGGGCCGCATCCGGTCGATCTGCTCTTTGTATCGCTGACCGAGCTTCATCTTACCGTCGAGATCGCCACGCTCGAGCACGATCGCGTCATCATGGGGTATCTGTATATCTTCCATGATCCCGAGGTTGCCGGGCTACCACATGAGATCATGAGCCGGCTTGAGGCAGGTCAGGATCTCGATTCGATCATGGAAGATCTGGAGGCCGGTATCATCGCCTCGATGCTGCGTCGCACGGGGCAGAACGTATCGCATGCGGCGAAGGCCCTGGGCGTGAATCGGTCCACGCTGCAGAATAAGATACGTCGCCTCGATGTGAACGAACGCTTTCATCGCCGTGTCGAAGGCCCGGTGCGGCGTATTCGAAAGAAAGCAGACGAAACGTTGCCCGTCATTCCCGACGCGAAGGCATTCGTTTTTGATCGCGAAGAGAAGCCTCTGGCTAAAAAGTCAGCGACGGGAAGAAAGGAAAGAAGGGAAGAAGAGCGCGACAGGCCAGGAAAGCAGGCCGAAACCCCCTCCCGGCAGACTTCCGGAAAAAAAGATGTAACGAAGGCTACAAAGAAGGGGCCGCCGAAAACGGTAAAGGGCGTGGGGAAAAAGGCGGCAAAAAAAGGTGCGAAGGCCTCGGACTGA
- the fliD gene encoding flagellar filament capping protein FliD, producing the protein MPAPMVGIPGGSGMQTQVMIQQLIEIERKPLMRLEEENKRNQIRIQAWEELRNRARVLSNLSRDLYSFSGPFTVRTIVSSDPGAITGSTSPDVEEVSQSIQVLALATYHQIHSRQIQDSEDLPAATFRINTGNKDIEVKFQGGKFPALERLLRQHAGNDFEVSSVRITSDRSLLTLRSKNIGVAGAFKFTDPDGLLRNLEIVGETKQQKTATEALALKDRTAPVTVAKAETLLPVLVEGTTVSKLYFSSAFKVTKTDVPDGQTVTSGPDVREQIGGVELNAPDIERRRQTREEKALQGALQAEVIVIYDHMGARKELKMELRGDGDQSVDIAAAAGGPAKLLEIRVIPVPASEGELKDFRVDTMREEEGLFGPKHETTPAKDTRLLVNGVEVTRPRNEGITDLIKGASLNFHRVTESAVHLKVQHQSDEIKKKIKEWVEAHNALVQFVRENDKFGSKDEFQMNRPTDPNAGIDEGLRKLEDASGIFAGDAVTRRLIAQLQSAVAQSYPTRQQPAFRVIGDIGISTGAVGSDWKDIQKGLLVIDDAKLDDALGRHPESVRELFAADGNEDGVTDNGIAYAINRDLAPYVTVSGGVIASRIDLLQEQIKSNKKQIYNKELSLKQKEQQLREKFGRMETQMRQNRSTSEYLKNRLSPGQ; encoded by the coding sequence ATGCCAGCACCAATGGTAGGAATTCCAGGCGGATCGGGGATGCAAACGCAGGTGATGATCCAGCAGCTCATCGAGATCGAGCGCAAGCCTCTGATGCGTCTTGAAGAAGAGAATAAACGCAATCAGATCCGCATCCAGGCGTGGGAAGAACTGCGAAACCGCGCCCGTGTACTGTCAAACCTGAGCCGTGACCTCTACTCCTTTTCGGGCCCGTTCACCGTGCGCACGATCGTCTCTTCTGATCCGGGCGCCATCACCGGATCGACATCGCCCGACGTCGAAGAGGTAAGCCAGAGCATTCAGGTGCTTGCGCTCGCCACCTACCATCAGATCCATTCGCGACAGATCCAGGATTCCGAAGATCTGCCTGCAGCCACCTTTCGCATTAATACGGGGAATAAAGATATTGAAGTGAAGTTTCAGGGCGGAAAGTTCCCGGCCCTGGAGCGGCTTCTGCGGCAGCATGCCGGCAACGATTTCGAGGTGTCGTCGGTGCGCATCACCTCAGATCGTTCGCTGTTAACCCTGCGCTCAAAAAACATCGGCGTTGCCGGAGCGTTTAAATTCACCGACCCAGACGGATTGCTGCGCAATCTTGAGATCGTCGGCGAAACGAAGCAGCAGAAGACGGCGACCGAGGCGCTGGCTCTGAAAGACCGCACAGCGCCCGTTACGGTCGCAAAAGCGGAAACGCTGCTGCCCGTTCTTGTCGAAGGCACCACCGTATCAAAACTCTATTTCTCTTCTGCTTTCAAGGTCACAAAGACCGACGTGCCTGACGGGCAGACGGTAACGTCGGGTCCCGATGTGCGCGAGCAGATCGGCGGAGTTGAGCTCAATGCGCCCGATATCGAGCGACGTCGTCAGACGCGAGAAGAGAAGGCCCTTCAGGGAGCGCTCCAGGCCGAGGTTATCGTGATTTATGATCATATGGGAGCGCGCAAAGAGCTGAAGATGGAGCTGCGCGGCGACGGCGATCAATCCGTCGATATCGCCGCCGCTGCCGGAGGGCCGGCGAAGCTGCTTGAGATTCGCGTCATTCCCGTGCCCGCATCGGAGGGCGAACTGAAAGACTTTCGCGTCGATACGATGCGCGAAGAAGAAGGTCTTTTCGGCCCGAAGCATGAAACGACGCCGGCAAAGGATACGCGTCTGCTTGTAAACGGCGTCGAGGTGACGCGTCCGCGCAACGAAGGCATTACCGATTTGATTAAAGGCGCCTCACTCAATTTCCATCGCGTGACGGAATCGGCCGTGCATTTGAAGGTGCAGCATCAATCCGACGAGATCAAGAAGAAGATCAAGGAATGGGTGGAGGCGCATAACGCACTTGTGCAGTTTGTGCGCGAGAACGATAAGTTCGGTTCTAAAGACGAGTTTCAGATGAACCGCCCCACCGATCCGAACGCAGGGATCGACGAAGGCCTGCGCAAGCTCGAAGATGCAAGCGGCATCTTTGCCGGCGACGCCGTGACGCGCAGATTGATAGCGCAGCTGCAATCGGCGGTGGCGCAATCCTACCCTACGCGGCAGCAGCCGGCCTTTCGCGTGATTGGCGACATCGGCATCTCAACCGGCGCCGTCGGCAGCGACTGGAAAGATATTCAAAAAGGCCTGCTTGTTATCGACGACGCAAAGCTTGACGACGCTCTGGGGCGTCATCCCGAATCGGTGCGTGAGCTTTTCGCCGCCGACGGAAACGAAGACGGCGTGACCGATAACGGCATCGCCTACGCCATCAACAGAGACCTGGCTCCGTATGTGACGGTATCGGGAGGCGTGATCGCCTCGCGTATCGACCTCTTACAGGAGCAGATCAAATCAAACAAGAAACAGATCTATAACAAAGAACTCAGCCTCAAGCAGAAAGAACAACAACTGCGCGAGAAGTTCGGACGTATGGAAACGCAGATGCGGCAGAACCGATCCACGTCTGAGTATTTAAAGAACCGGCTTTCTCCGGGACAGTAA
- a CDS encoding DUF1820 family protein, protein MAATKRLYRIQFLNQGKTYELYARSVTQGALFGFIEIEDLVFGEKSAVLVDPTEEGLKKEFEDTKRIHVPMHSVLRIDELEKTASFRPRVISIDAGSGPSAQPAPVLYSPPK, encoded by the coding sequence ATGGCAGCGACGAAACGTCTCTATCGCATTCAGTTCCTGAATCAGGGCAAAACCTACGAACTTTACGCCCGATCGGTCACGCAGGGAGCGCTTTTCGGATTCATAGAAATAGAAGATCTTGTATTCGGCGAGAAATCGGCCGTGCTTGTTGATCCGACCGAAGAAGGCTTAAAGAAGGAATTCGAAGATACGAAGCGCATCCATGTGCCGATGCACTCCGTGCTCAGAATCGACGAGCTTGAGAAGACGGCATCGTTCCGGCCGCGTGTCATCTCCATCGATGCCGGCAGTGGCCCGTCCGCACAGCCCGCTCCCGTGCTTTATTCGCCGCCGAAATAA
- a CDS encoding septal ring lytic transglycosylase RlpA family protein, producing MKTIRTISLILLAASATSCVTTNVNQPPYVVESTTPGSRRDVKDRNAQEDAYFEEASKRDPALKEVAAAEDCACKPENAPPGYADRKESVVENEQPASQEPAIVPASTTTADLSDFTEDGVASWYGRDFDGRPTASGEIFDSRRLTAAHKTLPLGTVILVKNLDNNKEVILKVNDRGPFVKGRILDVSEYASEVLAFKEKGLARVAIRVIKKGEAAEKGDGATALFFRRPETGEGGAELDDKSANKDQLAQMEKDLKTEQDFKQYTVQIGLFTDLENAMRLKTYLGDRYGQPVHVFRRGSEYVVKVGTFYERFGADQLKSKLEADGYSGFVSGPSK from the coding sequence ATGAAAACGATTCGCACGATCTCTCTCATCCTGCTTGCAGCGTCGGCGACGTCCTGTGTTACCACAAACGTCAACCAGCCTCCGTATGTCGTAGAAAGCACGACTCCGGGTTCGCGTCGCGACGTGAAGGACCGCAACGCCCAGGAAGACGCTTATTTCGAAGAGGCGTCGAAACGCGATCCGGCTCTGAAAGAGGTCGCCGCGGCAGAGGACTGTGCCTGCAAACCCGAGAACGCTCCTCCGGGTTATGCAGATCGTAAAGAGAGCGTCGTAGAAAACGAGCAGCCTGCATCGCAGGAGCCCGCTATCGTACCGGCCTCTACGACGACGGCCGACCTGTCGGATTTCACCGAAGACGGTGTCGCCTCCTGGTACGGACGCGACTTCGACGGCCGACCGACGGCAAGCGGCGAGATCTTCGATAGTCGACGGTTAACGGCGGCTCATAAGACCCTGCCTCTCGGTACCGTCATACTTGTGAAGAATCTCGATAACAACAAAGAAGTCATCCTCAAAGTAAACGATCGCGGCCCTTTTGTAAAAGGACGCATTCTCGACGTCAGCGAATATGCCTCTGAGGTGCTGGCGTTTAAAGAAAAGGGGTTAGCCCGCGTCGCCATCCGCGTCATCAAAAAAGGCGAAGCGGCCGAGAAGGGCGACGGAGCGACGGCGCTTTTCTTCAGACGCCCTGAAACGGGCGAGGGCGGTGCCGAGCTTGACGATAAGTCTGCGAATAAGGATCAGCTTGCGCAGATGGAAAAGGATCTGAAGACCGAGCAGGATTTCAAACAGTACACGGTACAGATCGGGCTCTTTACCGATCTCGAAAACGCAATGCGTCTCAAGACCTATCTCGGCGATCGTTACGGTCAGCCTGTGCATGTGTTCCGACGCGGTAGCGAATATGTTGTAAAAGTCGGAACGTTCTATGAACGCTTCGGAGCCGATCAGCTGAAAAGCAAGCTGGAGGCCGACGGTTACAGCGGCTTCGTTTCGGGCCCGTCAAAGTAA
- the hemH gene encoding ferrochelatase — MAGTTGIVLINLGSPASPSVRDVRTYLAEFLSDPFVIDLPAAMRWLLLHGIILRFRPKKSAHAYQSIWTDRGSPLVFHTADLADAVQRRFGKEAVVRYAMRYGSPSVRSVCESLRKEGISRIHFVPLYPQFAGATTATVMGDVFQAVMSDAWRPLFPSIEPPFYDAEGFVELWASRVKRLSRDTHVLFSFHGLPVRQIHRSGDSRCMQEGCCEREAPTHCYRAQCMHSARAVAVAAGLDKENWSVAFQSRLGRDEWLSPSTEDRIRVLAAQNLSLAIVPLSFVADCLETLEELAIRGEEVYREGGGNGEFRLVPSLNADEDWADFLYKKLNKRLKEAE; from the coding sequence ATGGCAGGCACCACCGGAATCGTTTTGATCAACCTCGGATCGCCGGCATCGCCGTCGGTTCGAGATGTACGCACCTATCTTGCGGAGTTCCTCTCCGATCCCTTTGTCATTGATCTGCCTGCAGCGATGCGATGGCTGCTTCTGCATGGCATCATTCTGCGCTTTCGACCGAAAAAAAGCGCCCATGCCTATCAGAGCATCTGGACCGATCGCGGCTCGCCTCTTGTCTTTCATACGGCCGATCTTGCCGATGCGGTTCAGAGGCGCTTCGGAAAAGAAGCCGTCGTGCGTTATGCGATGCGTTATGGCTCGCCATCGGTGCGTTCGGTTTGCGAAAGTCTGCGCAAAGAGGGCATAAGTCGTATCCACTTTGTTCCGTTGTATCCGCAGTTTGCCGGAGCAACGACGGCAACCGTTATGGGCGACGTTTTTCAGGCGGTGATGAGCGATGCCTGGCGTCCGCTCTTTCCTTCGATCGAACCGCCTTTCTATGATGCAGAGGGTTTCGTTGAATTGTGGGCCTCAAGAGTGAAGCGCCTGAGTCGCGATACACATGTGCTTTTCAGTTTTCACGGCCTGCCCGTGCGTCAGATTCACCGCAGCGGAGACTCTCGCTGTATGCAAGAGGGTTGCTGTGAACGCGAGGCGCCGACGCATTGTTACCGGGCACAGTGCATGCATTCGGCTCGTGCGGTGGCCGTGGCGGCCGGTCTGGATAAAGAGAACTGGTCTGTGGCCTTTCAATCTCGTCTGGGACGCGACGAATGGCTGAGCCCATCAACCGAAGATCGCATCAGAGTGCTTGCCGCGCAGAATCTGTCTCTCGCCATCGTTCCGCTTTCCTTTGTGGCGGACTGTCTCGAAACGCTCGAAGAGCTGGCGATTCGCGGCGAAGAGGTCTATCGAGAGGGCGGCGGAAACGGAGAGTTCCGACTTGTTCCGTCGCTCAACGCCGATGAAGACTGGGCCGATTTCCTCTATAAAAAACTGAACAAGAGGCTGAAAGAGGCTGAGTAA
- a CDS encoding Tll0287-like domain-containing protein, translated as MYFRSLTFFSITLLFLACKPDAPAKAVPEYETIQYKGEAADEADRLIVKQFGEFKMQLSNRLMAAMKEGGPEKAIEVCQVVSPEIEKSLSGEAQVLRVSQKPRNPEHRASEVESMVLDLWAARLKEGKPIGAVVVPTETGRVVMAPIQISGEMCLSCHGIGEQIKPETAAALKKAYPSDEATGYSLNDLRGAFVARFIKK; from the coding sequence ATGTATTTCAGATCCCTGACGTTTTTTTCCATTACTCTACTGTTTCTCGCCTGTAAGCCCGATGCGCCGGCAAAGGCAGTGCCCGAATACGAAACCATCCAGTATAAAGGAGAGGCGGCCGACGAAGCCGATCGCCTGATCGTCAAACAGTTCGGCGAGTTCAAGATGCAGCTTTCCAATCGCCTGATGGCTGCGATGAAAGAGGGCGGCCCTGAGAAGGCCATTGAGGTCTGTCAGGTCGTTTCACCGGAAATCGAAAAGTCTCTCTCAGGAGAGGCGCAGGTTTTGCGTGTTTCTCAGAAGCCTCGCAATCCGGAGCACAGGGCCAGCGAAGTAGAATCGATGGTACTGGATCTCTGGGCGGCTCGATTGAAAGAGGGCAAGCCTATCGGAGCCGTCGTCGTTCCGACAGAGACGGGTCGCGTTGTGATGGCTCCGATTCAGATCAGCGGCGAGATGTGCCTCAGCTGTCACGGCATCGGCGAGCAGATCAAGCCCGAGACGGCAGCGGCGCTGAAAAAGGCGTACCCGAGCGATGAGGCCACAGGCTACTCCCTGAATGATCTTCGCGGCGCCTTTGTCGCACGTTTCATAAAGAAGTAA
- the pgk gene encoding phosphoglycerate kinase, with product MKLARIDSQPLRGKRVLLQIELPPPGHPFASYYLNECTETLDLLRERGAHVLITGHPVHTQRPESVSFSAYTDELGRRLKSTLPFFATPEDTKKAVSALEHEPAVMLDNLLHIQGEGGSAKAHVKILAEGIDFFVNEAPGTLADSYSSSVHMPELRPAFAGMRLSERVEALTELQAGKPSPSVFIMGGQDVAASIILLRKNLASMDSLIVGGIVANTALKGNALQMGSSVLDAPRQSDAFQIIERARLEECHVELPIDHMIADRISSKAKLKSSGREVPEGWMSVDVGPKTLSNYEKLLKKAGVVFMHGPLGASDVPEFRAGTIRLLKFLAKSGARVILAGEDLCHIAIENGISFPFLFPDSRSVQRFLSGQELPALAALSPR from the coding sequence ATGAAGCTCGCTCGAATCGATAGCCAGCCGTTACGCGGCAAAAGAGTCCTCTTACAGATTGAACTACCGCCGCCCGGCCATCCCTTTGCCTCCTATTATTTGAACGAATGTACAGAAACCCTTGATCTTCTTCGAGAGCGAGGCGCCCACGTCCTCATTACCGGGCATCCCGTACACACGCAGCGCCCTGAGTCGGTGAGCTTCTCGGCATATACAGATGAGCTCGGTCGACGGTTGAAAAGCACCCTGCCATTCTTTGCAACGCCTGAAGATACGAAAAAGGCCGTCTCGGCCCTTGAACACGAGCCGGCCGTAATGCTTGATAATCTGCTGCATATTCAGGGTGAGGGCGGCAGCGCGAAGGCGCATGTAAAGATTCTCGCCGAAGGCATCGATTTTTTTGTGAACGAGGCGCCGGGAACGCTTGCCGACAGTTACTCAAGTTCGGTGCATATGCCCGAGTTGCGCCCGGCTTTCGCCGGCATGCGCCTTTCAGAACGTGTGGAGGCCCTGACGGAGCTTCAGGCCGGCAAACCCTCACCCTCGGTTTTTATTATGGGCGGACAGGACGTGGCCGCCTCCATCATTCTACTGAGAAAGAATCTGGCCTCGATGGACAGCCTGATCGTCGGTGGCATCGTCGCCAATACCGCTCTGAAAGGGAACGCCCTGCAGATGGGCTCCTCTGTGCTTGACGCCCCGCGTCAGTCCGACGCCTTTCAGATCATCGAGCGTGCTCGCCTCGAAGAATGCCATGTTGAACTGCCGATCGACCATATGATCGCCGATCGCATCTCTTCAAAGGCAAAGCTGAAATCGTCGGGCCGCGAGGTTCCTGAAGGCTGGATGTCGGTGGACGTCGGCCCCAAAACCCTGTCGAACTACGAAAAACTGCTAAAAAAAGCCGGTGTCGTCTTCATGCATGGCCCTCTTGGCGCCTCGGACGTACCTGAATTCCGGGCCGGCACAATCCGCCTGCTTAAGTTTCTCGCAAAATCAGGTGCGCGGGTCATCCTTGCAGGCGAGGATCTCTGCCATATCGCCATAGAAAACGGGATCTCGTTCCCCTTTCTTTTTCCGGACAGCCGATCGGTGCAACGTTTCCTTTCTGGCCAGGAGCTTCCCGCTCTGGCGGCCCTGAGCCCTCGATAG
- the secG gene encoding preprotein translocase subunit SecG, with translation MQILQTLLVVLFFVSCAALIFFILIQSGKGGSLGIMGGGGSGSPFGSSTVDVVEKATWYGIAAFLILAILSAIAFADHGIKIEPIESAVPAAEESAPAQSLPANPAPAQNTPVQPAPAQNLPANPTPAQ, from the coding sequence ATGCAGATTCTGCAAACCCTGCTTGTAGTATTATTCTTTGTCAGTTGCGCAGCACTGATCTTCTTTATCCTGATTCAATCCGGTAAAGGCGGATCGCTGGGCATTATGGGCGGTGGCGGTTCGGGCTCTCCTTTTGGAAGCTCTACCGTTGATGTCGTCGAAAAGGCAACGTGGTATGGCATCGCTGCCTTCCTTATTCTCGCCATCCTTTCGGCCATTGCCTTTGCCGATCACGGCATCAAGATTGAGCCGATTGAGAGTGCAGTGCCCGCCGCGGAAGAGAGCGCTCCGGCGCAGAGTTTGCCGGCAAACCCCGCTCCGGCACAGAATACGCCGGTTCAACCTGCTCCGGCTCAGAATCTGCCGGCCAATCCGACGCCAGCTCAGTAA
- a CDS encoding LIC_12097 family sensor histidine kinase, which translates to MSLHDTLEQRLAETEAILDAQPIASFGIDQFFRIMRLNHRALRYTGHDSYKSVIQQSCHRMIQNRGDICPFCPLENEWKKVFSENDETDRPYRIIEKIIQKRVGKGEKSFKITFILIRTNSIRIVEMIEDITEERERQEEMLRIENLATMGTMISGIAHELNNPLTGISLTLQNLQANISTMDSSEVIKRLQFIYKDLSKASRIVQDILSLARPGIKEKHQINLVRIIEKARDNTARLYPVLSRKIRWEIPASDDFILPADPDKLERLFFNLFRNAIQAYDYKEGVISVHLKHFRNSIYITIADDAGGIPPEILQRIFVPFHSGSRTGRGTGLGLPICLNIVREHGGRLKIRSSRGRTFFFISMPSGKQERWA; encoded by the coding sequence ATGTCGCTGCATGATACGCTCGAACAGCGCCTTGCCGAAACCGAAGCGATCCTCGACGCCCAGCCCATAGCGAGCTTTGGAATCGATCAGTTCTTTCGCATCATGCGTCTCAATCATCGCGCCCTGCGATATACCGGCCATGACAGCTACAAATCCGTCATCCAGCAATCCTGCCATCGCATGATCCAGAACAGAGGCGATATCTGCCCGTTCTGCCCTCTTGAGAATGAATGGAAGAAGGTCTTCTCTGAAAACGACGAGACGGACCGTCCCTACCGCATCATCGAAAAGATCATTCAGAAGCGCGTCGGTAAGGGCGAAAAGAGTTTCAAGATCACCTTTATCCTGATTCGAACGAACAGCATTCGCATCGTCGAGATGATTGAAGATATTACCGAAGAACGCGAAAGACAGGAAGAGATGCTGCGCATCGAAAACCTGGCCACCATGGGTACGATGATATCGGGCATAGCGCATGAACTGAACAACCCGCTCACCGGCATATCGCTTACATTGCAGAATCTGCAGGCGAATATATCGACGATGGACTCGTCAGAGGTGATCAAGAGGCTGCAGTTCATCTACAAAGATCTATCAAAGGCATCTCGCATAGTTCAGGATATTCTCAGCCTCGCACGGCCCGGCATCAAAGAGAAGCATCAGATCAATCTCGTTCGTATCATCGAAAAGGCCCGCGATAACACCGCCCGGTTGTATCCCGTACTCTCGCGCAAGATCCGCTGGGAGATTCCCGCCTCAGACGACTTCATTCTGCCCGCTGATCCCGATAAACTGGAGCGACTGTTTTTCAACCTGTTTCGAAACGCCATCCAGGCCTACGATTATAAAGAAGGCGTCATCAGCGTTCACCTGAAGCACTTTCGTAACTCTATCTACATCACCATCGCCGACGATGCAGGCGGTATTCCTCCTGAGATTCTGCAGAGGATATTCGTGCCGTTTCATTCAGGCTCACGCACCGGACGCGGAACCGGCCTGGGGTTACCGATCTGTTTGAATATCGTGAGGGAGCACGGCGGACGGTTGAAAATCAGATCGAGCCGCGGCCGTACATTCTTCTTCATCTCCATGCCTTCGGGTAAACAGGAGCGATGGGCATGA
- a CDS encoding response regulator, which yields MKSILVVDDIFSIRLAIQDFLSPHFTVVTAGDGQEALEILSERRFDLLLSDIRMPGMSGIELIQHVQSAYPEMQYALMTAYNVNDYVKYAREHRIWNIIPKSTFLDLQMVGVMVRKLTGPDIFGFSLYFPDLIEEPVSIGRVYAMHRDEEARLPAGTLLHCEISSDEERFRMCDMVAELLKRHRAPGVIRLILEELTMNARDYASDQFTQPIQLSFGVYRDNLLFAVTDSSGRLDRSDILYRLERNVSYDERGRPLSLQDSHGRGLFISRENLDHLIFNIQAGKKTEILGLLQPEAEFRNKAISIYFRDADGRIVQ from the coding sequence ATGAAAAGCATACTCGTCGTCGACGACATCTTCTCGATCCGGCTCGCCATACAGGATTTTCTTTCCCCGCATTTCACCGTAGTTACGGCCGGCGATGGACAGGAGGCCCTGGAAATACTCTCTGAAAGACGATTCGATCTACTTCTGAGCGATATTCGCATGCCCGGTATGAGCGGCATCGAATTGATTCAGCATGTGCAATCGGCGTATCCTGAGATGCAGTATGCGCTGATGACCGCATATAACGTGAACGATTATGTGAAATACGCCAGGGAGCACCGCATCTGGAATATCATCCCCAAATCGACCTTCCTCGATTTACAGATGGTCGGCGTCATGGTGCGCAAGCTGACCGGCCCCGATATCTTCGGATTCTCTCTTTATTTTCCCGATCTTATTGAAGAGCCAGTAAGCATCGGCAGGGTTTATGCGATGCATCGTGACGAAGAGGCCCGGCTGCCCGCCGGAACGCTACTGCATTGCGAGATCAGCTCGGACGAAGAGCGCTTTCGCATGTGTGATATGGTTGCCGAGCTTCTGAAGCGACATCGAGCGCCTGGAGTCATTCGCCTGATACTCGAAGAACTGACGATGAACGCTCGCGACTACGCCTCCGATCAGTTCACACAGCCCATTCAGCTTTCGTTTGGAGTGTACCGCGACAACCTGCTTTTTGCCGTTACCGATTCAAGCGGCAGACTCGATCGATCCGACATCCTCTATCGACTCGAACGAAACGTATCCTATGACGAACGGGGAAGACCGCTGTCGCTCCAGGATTCGCACGGCAGAGGGCTTTTTATTTCGCGAGAGAATCTCGATCATCTCATCTTCAACATTCAGGCAGGCAAAAAGACCGAGATCCTTGGCCTGCTGCAACCCGAGGCGGAGTTTCGCAACAAGGCCATTTCGATCTACTTCCGGGATGCAGACGGGCGTATCGTACAGTAG